The Desulfurobacteriaceae bacterium genomic sequence TTTTTATTTTTGTATTTCTTTGTTTTCCACTAAAATCCTTTGGGGGAATTCTTAACGAGTACTACAAAGATGTCTCTTACACATTTCAAGAAGTGAAAAAAAATAAAAAAGCTCTTACCATTTTTGGAAGTGCTTTAGGATTAAGTTTTCTCCTTGATGAAAAGGTAAGGGAGCTAGTAGCTAAAAACCAAAGTAAATTCCTTACAGATTTTACGGACTTCACTAATAACTTTGGTGAATATAAACTTTTATTTCCTTCAATAGCATTCTTAGGAACTACAGGATATTTAACGAAAAACAAAAAATTGGCTGAGGCTTCCTTAACATCATTAGAAGCTGGATTTACTGCCGGTCTAATCACCGTTGGAATAAAAGTTGCAATAGGTAGACAAAGACCTTACTGTTCAAACGATCCTTTTACGTTTAAACCTTTTGATGGAACTTTTGACTGTATGTCCTTTCCCTCTGGTCACACAACTTTAGCGTGGTCAATGATAACACCTTTTGCTGTATACTACGATAAACCAATTCTCTACCTAATTCCAATTTCTGTGAATATCGCAAGAATTTATAAGAACAAACACTGGTTATCCGACACAGTAATGTCAGCAGGTCTTGGTTTCTCAATAGGATACTTTTTCTCCAAAAGACATTTAACTAAGAAACAAAAGGTTGTCTTTAATATAACTCCGAATAGTATTATGGTTGGATTCAGGTTCTAAAGGAGGAATCTATGGACACAGAAAAGATAATAGAGAACTTAAAATCATTTGCCATAGCCCTTATATTGGCTTTAATAATAAGAGCCTTCATTGTTCAGTCTTTTCACATTCCATCAGGTTCTATGATACCAAGCTTGCTTATAGGAGATTTCATCTTAGTTGACAAGATAACTTACCACTTCAGAGAACCTGATAGAGGAGATGTTGTGGTTTTTCATTTTCCATTAAATGAAGATATATACTACATCAAAAGGATTATTGGTATCCCAGGAGACAAGATAGAAATTATTAATGGCAAGGTTTATATAAATGGTAAACCATGTAAATACGAGTTTGCAGGATTCTATACTTACAAAGAGAAAGGTGAAACAAACAACGGAAAAATTTTCTACGAGTCCCTACCAAGGTCAAAAGATGGAGAAAAGAAACATATGATCCTAAAGACAGGCATTCAAGGAGACAATGTAGGTGTTTTAGTTGTTCCTAAAGGAAAGTATTTTGTTATGGGTGATAACAGGAACAACAGCTACGACAGTCGTTTTTGGGGATTTGTAGACAGGGATAAAATAGTTGGGATAGCAAGAATTATCTTCTTCTCT encodes the following:
- the lepB gene encoding signal peptidase I encodes the protein MDTEKIIENLKSFAIALILALIIRAFIVQSFHIPSGSMIPSLLIGDFILVDKITYHFREPDRGDVVVFHFPLNEDIYYIKRIIGIPGDKIEIINGKVYINGKPCKYEFAGFYTYKEKGETNNGKIFYESLPRSKDGEKKHMILKTGIQGDNVGVLVVPKGKYFVMGDNRNNSYDSRFWGFVDRDKIVGIARIIFFSWDREKHLPRLNRIFRMVN
- a CDS encoding phosphatase PAP2 family protein, with protein sequence MKIRMFLFIFVFLCFPLKSFGGILNEYYKDVSYTFQEVKKNKKALTIFGSALGLSFLLDEKVRELVAKNQSKFLTDFTDFTNNFGEYKLLFPSIAFLGTTGYLTKNKKLAEASLTSLEAGFTAGLITVGIKVAIGRQRPYCSNDPFTFKPFDGTFDCMSFPSGHTTLAWSMITPFAVYYDKPILYLIPISVNIARIYKNKHWLSDTVMSAGLGFSIGYFFSKRHLTKKQKVVFNITPNSIMVGFRF